One region of Planctomycetia bacterium genomic DNA includes:
- a CDS encoding amidophosphoribosyltransferase: protein MAILQHECGLAAIYVLSGFMPQSRLLPHGDPKLASSLLPRMLLDLQNRGQLAAGMATYDPNREKLLDTHKELGTVIEAFRLNHKGKSKNIQQEYAASAGIGHVRYATCGTDERSYAQPFNRYHGCKWKWFSFAFNGQLANYGELKNELLQMRDYHLTRDTDTEVIMHYLSHELRGDAQPDLVEVFKNLGERFDGAYNIVYMNAMGDMVISRDPNGIRPMCWAMDGNLFAAASESVALQNLGFTQVNTLQPGEMIIIEDGQFRLERFAPKKTPKHCFFEWIYFANVASELDGHSVYLTRNALGIELAQQEKELGIVPLDDDTIVVPVPDTAKAAADAMAFALKLPSVEGLMRNRYVGRTFIEGENREARIRAKYTPLRQVLEGKRVLLVEDTIVRSSTMKALLGVMRSVGHAKEIHVRVACPPIIAPCFYGIDMSTIQELFAPRFLHGQPISREYERKMAQELGADSLAYLPVESLARCIGIQTEKLCRACVTGEYPTPVGEQLYQLSLKPACGDRRTYEK from the coding sequence ATGGCCATTTTGCAGCATGAATGCGGTTTGGCAGCTATCTATGTGCTTTCCGGCTTCATGCCTCAATCGCGATTGTTGCCACATGGTGATCCCAAACTGGCATCCTCACTCTTGCCCCGCATGCTGCTCGATCTTCAGAATCGTGGTCAGCTTGCTGCAGGCATGGCTACTTACGATCCGAATCGCGAAAAACTGCTCGATACGCACAAAGAATTAGGCACAGTCATTGAAGCCTTTCGCCTGAATCACAAAGGCAAAAGCAAGAATATTCAGCAGGAATATGCAGCCTCGGCTGGCATTGGCCATGTCCGCTATGCCACCTGCGGTACCGATGAACGCAGCTATGCCCAGCCTTTCAACCGTTACCATGGCTGCAAATGGAAATGGTTCAGCTTCGCCTTCAATGGACAGCTTGCCAACTATGGCGAACTGAAGAACGAACTGCTGCAGATGCGGGATTATCATCTCACCCGCGATACCGATACCGAAGTCATCATGCATTATCTCAGCCACGAGTTACGTGGCGACGCACAGCCTGATCTGGTGGAAGTCTTCAAGAATCTCGGCGAGCGGTTTGATGGCGCTTACAACATCGTCTACATGAATGCCATGGGCGATATGGTCATCTCCCGCGATCCCAATGGCATTCGTCCCATGTGCTGGGCGATGGATGGCAACCTGTTTGCTGCTGCCAGTGAAAGCGTGGCGCTGCAAAACCTGGGGTTCACTCAAGTCAACACGCTACAGCCAGGTGAAATGATCATCATTGAGGATGGTCAATTCAGACTGGAACGGTTTGCACCGAAGAAAACACCGAAGCATTGCTTCTTTGAATGGATTTATTTTGCCAATGTAGCCAGTGAACTCGATGGCCACAGCGTCTACCTGACACGAAATGCTCTCGGTATTGAACTGGCACAGCAGGAAAAAGAACTGGGAATTGTTCCGCTGGATGATGACACCATTGTGGTACCAGTGCCCGATACAGCCAAAGCAGCGGCGGATGCAATGGCTTTTGCTTTGAAGTTACCATCGGTCGAAGGGCTGATGCGTAACCGGTATGTTGGTCGCACATTTATCGAAGGCGAAAACCGTGAAGCACGCATTCGAGCCAAGTACACACCGCTCAGGCAGGTGCTTGAAGGCAAACGAGTGCTCCTGGTGGAAGATACCATTGTCCGCAGTTCGACCATGAAAGCGCTATTGGGAGTCATGCGCAGCGTGGGACACGCGAAGGAAATTCACGTCCGTGTCGCCTGCCCGCCTATCATTGCTCCCTGTTTTTATGGCATCGATATGTCCACGATTCAGGAACTCTTTGCTCCACGGTTCCTGCACGGTCAGCCAATATCTCGGGAATATGAGCGCAAAATGGCCCAGGAACTGGGGGCAGACAGTCTTGCCTATCTACCGGTAGAATCTCTTGCTCGTTGCATTGGCATTCAGACAGAAAAACTGTGCCGGGCGTGTGTGACCGGTGAATACCCCACGCCAGTTGGCGAGCAACTTTATCAACTCTCACTCAAGCCAGCCTGCGGCGATCGACGTACTTACGAGAAATAA
- a CDS encoding M42 family metallopeptidase, translating into MNPSSLQFFKNLLQTPSPPGYERPVQDIVRAWAGQYTSHISTDRHGNVIACLNPGRDQRIMLAGHCDQLSLMVQYIDNDGYLYVQPMGGWDMQVLLGSNLLVWTRNGPVPGVVARKAPHLMTGDEKNKVPQFHDIWVDIGVKDKKEAEELVFIGDTVTLVLGYREIRGQIACAPGMDDKSGLWTVFETLRLLHQQPLDCSVYFVSTVQEEIGLRGATTSSYGIHPTVGIAVDVTHATDTPGNEKKSTGECSLGKGPVLSRGPNANPHVYQKLVQAAERKQITVQRKAHNRATGTDANSIQLTRDGVAAGLVGIPNRYMHSPVEMVHLGDLVAASQLLAEFCSAIKNGDDWTP; encoded by the coding sequence ATGAACCCTTCGTCGCTTCAGTTCTTCAAGAATCTGTTACAGACTCCCAGCCCACCCGGATATGAAAGGCCCGTGCAGGACATCGTTCGAGCCTGGGCCGGGCAGTACACCAGCCACATCTCAACCGACAGACATGGAAATGTGATTGCCTGCCTGAACCCGGGCAGAGACCAACGCATCATGCTGGCTGGGCACTGCGATCAGTTATCACTGATGGTCCAGTACATCGATAACGATGGTTATCTTTACGTGCAGCCCATGGGCGGTTGGGATATGCAGGTGCTCTTGGGCTCTAACCTGCTCGTCTGGACAAGAAATGGCCCTGTACCCGGCGTGGTAGCCCGCAAAGCGCCGCACCTGATGACAGGTGATGAGAAAAATAAGGTCCCACAGTTTCACGACATATGGGTCGATATTGGCGTCAAGGACAAGAAAGAAGCAGAGGAACTGGTCTTTATCGGCGATACAGTAACGCTCGTGCTAGGCTATCGCGAAATCCGCGGACAGATAGCCTGTGCGCCGGGCATGGATGATAAATCTGGCCTGTGGACAGTCTTCGAAACACTTCGCTTGCTGCATCAACAGCCTTTGGATTGCAGCGTCTATTTTGTTTCCACAGTACAGGAAGAGATCGGGTTGCGCGGCGCGACGACAAGCAGTTATGGCATTCATCCCACGGTCGGTATTGCAGTGGATGTCACTCACGCCACCGATACGCCGGGTAATGAGAAAAAATCAACAGGCGAATGCAGCTTGGGCAAAGGGCCTGTTCTCAGCCGTGGTCCCAATGCGAACCCACATGTCTATCAAAAACTGGTGCAGGCTGCTGAACGCAAACAGATCACGGTGCAACGCAAAGCTCATAACCGTGCAACGGGAACCGATGCCAATTCCATCCAACTCACCAGAGATGGCGTTGCTGCCGGATTAGTTGGCATCCCCAATCGCTACATGCATAGCCCGGTGGAGATGGTACATCTGGGTGATCTGGTTGCTGCAAGTCAGTTATTGGCGGAATTCTGTTCTGCCATTAAAAACGGAGATGATTGGACGCCATAA
- the greA gene encoding transcription elongation factor GreA yields the protein MGAEQIVMTREGYDKLKVDLDRMQNVEMIEIAKRIATAREMGDLSENAEYHAAREDQGMLKARIDALKDKLAHAFIVDKSTLPTDQVVFGSKVKVYDLKFKETEEFELVGPGEEDYDNNKILASSPMGQALMGKKVGDTAQFQAPAGVMKYEIKAIR from the coding sequence ATGGGTGCTGAACAAATCGTCATGACGCGTGAAGGCTACGATAAGCTCAAAGTCGATCTCGATCGTATGCAGAACGTCGAAATGATTGAGATAGCCAAGCGCATAGCAACGGCACGCGAAATGGGTGACCTCAGTGAAAATGCTGAGTATCATGCTGCCCGTGAAGATCAGGGCATGCTCAAGGCCCGTATTGATGCTTTGAAGGACAAACTCGCCCACGCATTTATAGTCGACAAATCTACGCTGCCCACGGATCAGGTCGTGTTCGGTTCCAAGGTGAAAGTGTACGATCTGAAGTTCAAGGAAACGGAAGAGTTTGAACTCGTCGGGCCAGGTGAAGAAGATTATGACAATAACAAGATTCTCGCTTCGAGCCCGATGGGGCAGGCCCTGATGGGTAAAAAAGTAGGCGATACCGCTCAATTCCAGGCGCCCGCCGGCGTAATGAAGTACGAAATCAAAGCCATTCGATAG